The Saccharopolyspora gloriosae genome has a segment encoding these proteins:
- a CDS encoding CoA-acylating methylmalonate-semialdehyde dehydrogenase, whose protein sequence is MVNGIRHWINGQSADGTSGRYGQVTNPATGSVTGQVPLASVDEVDTAVGAAAKAYDSWSTSSLAKRTQVLFKYRELLDAHRDEIAALITAEHGKVHSDALGEVARGLEIVELACGIPQLLKGQSSTQVSSRVDVESIRQPVGVVASITPFNFPAMVPLWMFPLAIACGNTVVLKPSEKDPSATQRLVELAAEAGLPDGVLNLVHGDKVAVDRLLTHPDVAAVSFVGSTPIARYVQQTAVAHGKRVQALAGAKNHMLVLPDADLDQAADAAVSAAYGSAGERCMAVSVVVAVDPIGDELVGRIAERARVLTIGPGDQETSEMGPLVTAEHREKVASYVPLAREQGAEVVVDGTELTVPGHEDGFFLGVSLLDKVTPEMDAYADEIFGPVLCVVRASDYREAVELINSSRWGNGTAIFTRDGGAARRFQLEVEAGMVGVNVPIPVPVGYHSFGGWKESLFGDHHIYGADGVHFYTRGKVITTRWPDPSDGGVDLGFTQNS, encoded by the coding sequence ATCGTGAACGGTATTCGGCATTGGATCAACGGGCAGTCCGCCGACGGTACGTCGGGCCGGTACGGGCAGGTGACGAACCCGGCGACCGGGAGCGTCACGGGGCAGGTCCCGCTGGCGAGCGTGGACGAGGTGGACACCGCCGTCGGTGCGGCGGCGAAGGCGTACGACTCGTGGTCGACGTCCTCGTTGGCGAAGCGGACGCAGGTGCTGTTCAAGTACCGCGAGCTGCTCGACGCCCACCGCGACGAGATCGCTGCGCTGATCACCGCCGAGCACGGCAAGGTGCACTCCGACGCGCTCGGCGAGGTCGCGCGCGGGCTGGAGATCGTGGAACTGGCCTGCGGAATACCGCAGCTGCTCAAGGGGCAGAGCTCCACGCAGGTCTCCTCCAGGGTCGACGTCGAATCCATCCGGCAACCGGTCGGGGTGGTCGCGAGCATCACGCCGTTCAACTTCCCGGCGATGGTGCCGCTGTGGATGTTCCCGCTCGCCATCGCCTGCGGGAACACCGTGGTGCTCAAGCCCAGCGAGAAGGACCCCTCGGCAACGCAGCGCCTCGTCGAACTCGCCGCTGAGGCGGGCTTGCCGGACGGCGTGCTGAACCTGGTGCACGGCGACAAGGTGGCCGTCGACCGGCTGTTGACGCACCCGGACGTCGCGGCGGTGAGCTTCGTCGGTTCCACCCCGATCGCGCGGTACGTGCAGCAGACCGCCGTGGCGCACGGCAAGCGTGTTCAGGCGCTGGCGGGCGCGAAGAACCACATGCTGGTGCTTCCGGACGCCGATTTGGATCAAGCGGCGGACGCCGCGGTCTCGGCGGCGTACGGGTCGGCCGGGGAACGCTGCATGGCCGTGTCGGTCGTGGTCGCGGTCGATCCGATCGGTGATGAGCTCGTCGGCCGGATCGCCGAGCGAGCTCGGGTGCTGACGATCGGCCCCGGCGATCAGGAAACATCGGAGATGGGGCCGCTGGTCACCGCGGAGCACCGGGAGAAGGTGGCCTCCTACGTGCCGCTGGCTCGGGAGCAGGGAGCGGAGGTCGTCGTAGACGGTACCGAGCTCACCGTGCCGGGACATGAAGACGGTTTCTTCCTCGGCGTCAGCCTGCTGGACAAGGTCACCCCGGAGATGGACGCCTACGCCGACGAGATTTTCGGTCCGGTGTTGTGCGTGGTGCGGGCGAGTGATTACCGGGAGGCCGTCGAACTGATCAACTCGTCGCGCTGGGGCAATGGCACGGCGATCTTCACGCGCGACGGCGGCGCGGCACGCCGATTCCAGTTGGAGGTGGAGGCAGGCATGGTCGGCGTGAACGTGCCGATCCCCGTGCCCGTCGGATACCACTCCTTCGGCGGGTGGAAGGAGTCGCTGTTCGGTGACCACCACATCTACGGCGCCGACGGGGTGCACTTCTACACGCGCGGCAAGGTCATCACGACCCGCTGGCCGGACCCGAGCGACGGCGGCGTGGACTTGGGCTTCACGCAGAACAGCTGA
- a CDS encoding PspC domain-containing protein — protein sequence MTISLERPRQGAMIAGVCAGIAHRFGWSVGLVRFLFVISCILPGPQFLIYLALWILMPKR from the coding sequence ATGACGATATCGCTGGAACGACCCCGTCAAGGAGCCATGATCGCGGGAGTGTGCGCGGGCATCGCGCACCGCTTCGGCTGGAGCGTCGGCCTGGTCCGGTTCCTGTTCGTGATCTCCTGCATCCTGCCGGGACCGCAGTTCCTGATCTACCTGGCGCTGTGGATCCTGATGCCCAAGCGATGA
- a CDS encoding DnaJ domain-containing protein: MRGVDYYELLGVDRSASSAEIKSAYRTLARTMHPDVGGTTGTFRLLQQAYETLNDPVRRADYDGDPPAEPEPEPQSAGPQRSPSRRWVYRPGKRRDFGDDPSFTPPEPDLDSADIPWWDEVDPAERVVYLPVTAPDRVPALALAGGWVLLAAAGLLVGLSGVLLGVWLTLLVSAGVVVLVLLRRLLEAHRTDRLFEAENRGRVFGGTAEEEVAADEAVKQRSAELLADHLTRLPGVRIFHGIAWPGSVFADIDHAVLCGRRLVLIESKRWLPGHYEIDEDCEVWRNGHLFRGGTTRLANGVAAFEALLPEVEVRGVLLLYPNRAGEITIGESDEDAAVEPLTPEALVREVGEWLAEEPAAVDRDAFTMVLAQVVTR; encoded by the coding sequence GTGCGCGGGGTCGACTATTACGAGTTGCTGGGCGTGGATCGGTCGGCGTCGAGCGCCGAGATCAAGTCCGCGTACCGGACCTTGGCGCGCACCATGCACCCGGACGTCGGCGGCACCACGGGCACGTTCCGGCTGCTGCAGCAGGCCTACGAGACGCTCAACGATCCGGTTCGCCGCGCCGACTACGACGGTGATCCGCCTGCCGAACCGGAGCCGGAACCGCAGTCTGCCGGGCCGCAGCGTTCGCCGTCGCGGCGCTGGGTGTACCGGCCCGGCAAGCGTCGCGACTTCGGCGACGACCCGAGTTTCACCCCGCCCGAGCCGGATCTGGACTCGGCCGACATTCCGTGGTGGGACGAGGTCGATCCGGCCGAGCGAGTGGTGTACCTGCCGGTCACGGCTCCGGACCGGGTCCCGGCGCTCGCGTTGGCCGGAGGTTGGGTGCTGCTGGCGGCCGCCGGGTTGCTGGTGGGGTTGAGCGGCGTGCTGCTCGGTGTGTGGCTGACGTTGCTGGTGTCGGCCGGGGTCGTGGTGCTGGTGCTGTTGCGCCGCCTGCTGGAGGCGCATCGCACGGACCGGCTGTTCGAAGCCGAGAACCGGGGCCGCGTGTTCGGCGGCACCGCCGAAGAGGAGGTCGCCGCGGACGAGGCGGTCAAGCAGCGTTCCGCGGAGCTGTTGGCCGATCACCTGACCCGGCTTCCAGGGGTGCGGATCTTCCACGGAATCGCCTGGCCGGGCTCGGTGTTCGCCGACATCGATCACGCGGTGCTGTGCGGACGCCGGCTGGTGCTGATCGAGTCGAAGCGGTGGTTGCCGGGGCATTACGAGATCGACGAGGACTGCGAGGTGTGGCGCAACGGCCACCTGTTCCGCGGTGGCACCACCCGGCTCGCCAACGGTGTGGCCGCGTTCGAGGCGTTGCTGCCGGAGGTCGAGGTGCGCGGCGTGCTGCTGCTGTACCCGAACCGGGCGGGTGAGATCACCATCGGCGAATCCGACGAGGACGCGGCGGTCGAGCCGCTGACCCCGGAGGCCTTGGTGCGCGAGGTGGGCGAGTGGCTGGCCGAGGAGCCCGCGGCCGTCGATCGCGATGCGTTCACGATGGTGCTCGCGCAAGTGGTGACGCGGTGA
- a CDS encoding acyl-CoA desaturase — protein MVTTESAATRQGRSPLLTGRRGWVPQLSVYVFILVPFLALLAAVPLAWGWGLSWWDLGLAAGFYVITILGVTVGFHRYFTHGAFRAKRWLRITLAVLGSMSVQGPVMHWVADHRRHHAFSDREGDPHSPWAYGTSPMALARGFWHAHMGWVFERDLTNRQRFAPDLMADRDIVLVHRLFGPLTLLTLALPAVVGGAVTGTWWGAWTAFFWAGLVRVAFLHHVTWSVNSICHIIGERPFQSRDKAANFWPLALLSMGESWHNLHHADPTCARHGVRRGQIDISARLIWIFERFGWATHVKWPTPRRLARLSKGAED, from the coding sequence ATGGTCACCACTGAATCCGCTGCGACCCGGCAGGGGCGTTCGCCACTGCTGACCGGACGTCGCGGCTGGGTGCCGCAGCTGTCGGTCTACGTGTTCATCCTGGTGCCGTTCCTGGCGTTGCTCGCTGCGGTGCCGCTGGCGTGGGGCTGGGGGCTGAGCTGGTGGGATCTGGGGCTCGCCGCCGGTTTCTACGTCATCACGATCCTCGGTGTGACGGTGGGTTTCCACCGGTACTTCACGCACGGCGCGTTCCGCGCGAAGCGCTGGTTGCGGATCACGCTGGCGGTTCTGGGCAGCATGTCGGTGCAGGGGCCGGTGATGCACTGGGTCGCGGATCATCGTAGGCATCACGCCTTCTCGGACCGGGAGGGCGATCCGCATTCGCCGTGGGCGTACGGCACTTCGCCGATGGCGTTGGCGCGCGGGTTCTGGCACGCGCACATGGGGTGGGTCTTCGAGCGGGATCTGACGAACCGGCAGCGGTTCGCGCCGGACCTGATGGCGGATCGTGACATCGTGCTGGTGCACCGGCTGTTCGGGCCGTTGACGTTGCTGACGCTGGCGTTGCCCGCCGTGGTCGGCGGCGCGGTGACCGGTACGTGGTGGGGAGCGTGGACGGCGTTCTTCTGGGCGGGCCTGGTGCGGGTGGCGTTCCTGCATCACGTGACGTGGTCGGTGAACTCGATCTGCCACATCATCGGTGAGCGCCCGTTTCAGAGCCGGGACAAGGCGGCGAACTTCTGGCCGCTGGCACTGCTGAGCATGGGTGAGTCCTGGCACAACCTGCATCACGCCGACCCGACGTGCGCGCGGCACGGCGTGCGGCGCGGGCAGATCGACATCTCGGCGCGGTTGATCTGGATTTTCGAGCGTTTCGGCTGGGCTACGCATGTGAAGTGGCCGACGCCGCGCAGGCTGGCACGGCTGAGCAAGGGCGCCGAGGACTGA
- the ssuE gene encoding NADPH-dependent FMN reductase, with product MSTVLVISGSPSKTSKTERVADHLARRLTAVGRQSDHLRLRTLPAEPLLGADTSAPEIAEASQQVHRADGIVLATPTYKAAYSGLLKVFLDLLPQFGFNGKAVLPLATGGSLAHVLALDYGLRPVVSSLGARHVVQSFFLIDKHLTVTGDDLTIHEDSSGPLSDVLEQFEKALDGVPHGTALGRTA from the coding sequence GTGTCCACCGTCCTGGTCATCTCCGGCAGTCCTTCGAAGACTTCGAAGACCGAACGCGTCGCCGACCACCTTGCCCGCAGGCTCACTGCCGTGGGGCGCCAATCCGATCACCTGCGGTTGCGGACGTTGCCCGCGGAACCGCTGCTGGGCGCCGACACGTCGGCACCGGAGATCGCTGAAGCGAGCCAGCAGGTGCATCGCGCCGACGGCATCGTGCTGGCCACGCCGACCTACAAGGCCGCGTATTCCGGGCTGTTGAAGGTGTTCCTGGATCTGCTGCCGCAGTTCGGCTTCAACGGCAAGGCGGTGTTGCCGCTGGCCACGGGCGGCAGCTTGGCGCACGTGCTCGCCTTGGATTACGGGCTGCGCCCGGTGGTGAGCTCGTTGGGCGCACGGCACGTGGTGCAGAGCTTCTTCCTGATCGACAAGCACCTGACGGTCACCGGTGACGACCTCACGATCCACGAGGACAGCTCCGGCCCCCTCTCGGACGTGCTGGAGCAGTTCGAAAAAGCCCTCGACGGCGTTCCGCACGGAACGGCTCTGGGGCGCACCGCCTGA
- a CDS encoding ABC-F family ATP-binding cassette domain-containing protein codes for MSATLVAKELAAGHGERVLFSGLDLVVAPGDVVGLVGVNGAGKSTLLRMLGGLLPATDGSVRLSPPTATVGHLPQEPDRIPGETVRGFLERRTGVAAAQRDLDAATEALTEERPGADDEYGTALERWLALGGADLAERSASVLAELGLEVALDQPMTSLSGGQAARAGMASLLLSRYDVFLLDEPTNDLDLDGLERLERFVSELRAGTVLVSHDREFLARTVTRVVELDLAQQQVRAFGGGYAAYLEEREVARRHAREDYDEYADTRASLEARARSQRSWMEKGVKNARRKATDNDKVGRKFRSEATEKQASKARQTDRLIERLDVVEEPRKEWELRMSIAAAPRSGSVVATLHGAVVHRDSMTLGPVDLQIDWADRVAITGANGAGKSTLLAALLGRLELDGGRGSLGSGVVVGEVDQARGLFFGTEALLDAFGAQVPEWPTAEVRTLLAKFGLLAAHVLRPADTLSPGERTRAALALLQARGVNLLVLDEPTNHLDLPAIEQLESALASYEGTLLLVTHDRRMLDAVHVGRRLHVANGRIIES; via the coding sequence ATGAGCGCCACACTCGTCGCGAAGGAGCTCGCCGCTGGTCACGGCGAGCGAGTCCTGTTCTCCGGTTTGGACCTCGTCGTCGCACCCGGGGACGTGGTGGGCCTGGTCGGGGTGAACGGCGCGGGCAAGTCGACGTTGCTGCGGATGCTCGGCGGTCTGCTGCCCGCCACGGACGGTTCGGTGCGGTTGAGCCCGCCGACCGCGACGGTGGGGCACCTGCCGCAGGAACCGGATCGGATTCCCGGCGAGACGGTGCGCGGTTTCCTGGAGCGGCGCACCGGTGTCGCGGCGGCGCAACGAGATCTGGACGCGGCGACGGAGGCGCTCACCGAGGAACGTCCTGGCGCGGACGACGAGTACGGCACGGCATTGGAGCGCTGGCTCGCGCTGGGCGGCGCCGACCTGGCGGAACGCTCGGCGAGCGTCCTCGCCGAGCTGGGCTTGGAGGTCGCGCTCGACCAGCCGATGACGAGCCTGTCCGGTGGGCAGGCAGCCCGCGCGGGCATGGCGTCGCTGCTGCTGAGCCGCTACGACGTGTTCCTGCTCGACGAGCCCACCAACGACCTGGACCTCGACGGCTTGGAGCGGCTGGAGCGGTTCGTCTCCGAGCTGCGCGCCGGAACCGTGCTGGTCAGCCACGATCGCGAGTTCCTGGCCCGCACGGTGACCCGAGTCGTGGAGCTGGATCTCGCTCAGCAGCAGGTGCGCGCGTTCGGCGGCGGTTATGCCGCGTACCTGGAGGAGCGGGAGGTCGCGCGCAGGCACGCGCGCGAGGACTACGACGAGTACGCCGACACCCGCGCGTCGCTGGAGGCGCGGGCGCGTTCGCAGCGGTCGTGGATGGAGAAGGGCGTGAAGAACGCCCGCCGCAAGGCCACCGACAACGACAAGGTGGGCCGCAAGTTCCGCAGCGAGGCCACCGAGAAGCAGGCGTCGAAGGCCCGCCAGACGGACCGGTTGATCGAGCGGCTCGACGTGGTGGAGGAGCCGCGCAAGGAGTGGGAGCTGCGGATGAGCATCGCCGCCGCGCCCCGTTCCGGTTCGGTGGTGGCGACGCTGCACGGTGCGGTCGTGCACCGGGATTCGATGACGCTGGGGCCGGTGGATCTGCAGATCGACTGGGCGGATCGGGTGGCGATCACCGGGGCGAACGGCGCGGGCAAGTCGACGTTGCTGGCGGCGCTGCTGGGCAGGCTGGAGCTCGACGGCGGACGCGGTTCGCTCGGGTCCGGGGTCGTGGTCGGTGAGGTCGACCAGGCGCGCGGGTTGTTCTTCGGCACGGAGGCGCTGCTGGACGCGTTCGGCGCGCAGGTCCCGGAGTGGCCGACGGCGGAGGTGCGCACGCTGCTGGCGAAGTTCGGCCTGCTCGCCGCGCACGTGCTGCGCCCGGCGGACACGCTTTCACCTGGTGAGCGCACGCGGGCCGCGTTGGCGTTGTTGCAGGCGCGCGGAGTGAACCTGCTGGTGCTGGACGAGCCGACGAACCACTTGGATCTGCCTGCGATCGAGCAGTTGGAGTCGGCGCTCGCGTCGTACGAGGGCACGCTGCTGCTGGTCACCCACGACCGCCGGATGCTCGACGCGGTGCATGTGGGCCGCCGCCTCCACGTCGCCAACGGCCGCATCATCGAATCCTGA
- a CDS encoding putative leader peptide — MLLPLLTRRRHVDLVRVAAQGCRR; from the coding sequence GTGTTGTTGCCGCTGCTGACCCGACGTCGTCACGTGGATCTCGTGCGCGTCGCGGCGCAGGGCTGTCGTCGCTGA
- a CDS encoding LLM class flavin-dependent oxidoreductase, whose protein sequence is MSLTFHWFLPTYGDSRYLVGGGHGVATSTAAGARPATLQYLGQIARSAEQLGFEGALTPTGAWCEDAWLSTAMLAESTERLKFLVAFRPGLLSPTLGAQMAATFQRHSGKRLLLNVVTGGESHEQRAYGDFLDKEGRYARCDEFLHVVRALWRGERVDFSGEHVQVEGAELTRTPDPVPDIYFGGSSPAAGNVAAKHSDVYLTWGEPPAKVAEKIAWIKSLAAEQGRTPRFGIRLHVISRDTSEQAWAEARRLLDAIDPKTIEQVQSGLNRSESEGQRRMLDLHGGSTADLEIYPNLWAGVGLVRGGAGTALVGSHEEVAARIEEYAALGLDEFVLSGHPHLEEAYWFGEGVLPILERKGLWSHPGNPERPAGQSIPFAGSPEPAAAS, encoded by the coding sequence ATGTCGCTCACGTTCCACTGGTTCCTGCCCACCTACGGCGACAGTCGTTACCTCGTCGGCGGTGGTCACGGCGTCGCGACCTCGACCGCGGCGGGAGCACGACCGGCCACGTTGCAGTACCTGGGCCAGATCGCGCGCAGCGCCGAACAGCTCGGTTTCGAGGGTGCGCTGACGCCGACGGGCGCGTGGTGCGAGGACGCGTGGCTGTCCACGGCGATGCTCGCGGAATCCACGGAGCGGCTGAAGTTCCTCGTCGCGTTCCGCCCCGGCCTGCTGTCGCCGACGTTGGGCGCGCAGATGGCCGCGACGTTCCAGCGGCACTCGGGCAAGCGGCTGCTGCTCAACGTCGTCACCGGCGGGGAGAGCCACGAGCAGCGCGCCTACGGCGACTTCCTCGACAAGGAGGGCCGCTACGCGCGGTGCGACGAGTTCCTGCACGTGGTGCGCGCGTTGTGGCGCGGTGAGCGGGTGGACTTCAGCGGCGAGCACGTGCAGGTGGAGGGCGCGGAGCTGACGCGCACGCCGGATCCGGTGCCGGACATCTACTTCGGCGGTTCCTCGCCCGCGGCCGGAAACGTGGCCGCGAAGCATTCCGACGTGTACCTGACGTGGGGCGAGCCGCCCGCGAAGGTCGCGGAGAAGATCGCGTGGATCAAGTCGCTGGCCGCCGAGCAGGGCCGCACGCCGCGCTTCGGCATCCGGTTGCACGTGATCAGCAGGGACACCTCGGAGCAGGCGTGGGCCGAGGCGCGGCGGCTGCTGGACGCCATCGACCCGAAGACGATCGAGCAGGTGCAGAGCGGCCTGAACCGCAGCGAATCCGAGGGCCAGCGCCGGATGCTGGACCTGCACGGCGGTTCCACGGCGGACCTGGAGATCTACCCGAACCTGTGGGCCGGTGTCGGCCTGGTGCGCGGCGGTGCCGGGACGGCGCTGGTCGGCAGCCACGAGGAGGTCGCCGCGCGCATCGAGGAGTACGCCGCGCTCGGCTTGGACGAGTTCGTGCTCTCCGGGCACCCGCACTTGGAGGAGGCGTACTGGTTCGGCGAGGGCGTGCTGCCGATCCTGGAGCGCAAGGGCCTGTGGAGCCACCCCGGCAACCCGGAGCGGCCGGCGGGCCAGAGCATCCCGTTCGCCGGTTCCCCAGAGCCCGCGGCGGCTTCCTGA
- a CDS encoding helix-turn-helix transcriptional regulator, whose amino-acid sequence MTLGKLIRDLRKSAKVTVQQAATHLDCSVAKIGHWERGLYKTNRSELADLLAMYGVDEETRERAENLRREAAKTQKDSEWWDPFDLPKWFSPFVGLEQEAIEVFTFELGIIPGLLQTRDYAREIHKAGRMTFGEGQIEDLVELRARRQERLSDDDPLVVRAVIAEEALHRLWGDAGVMSEQLDALLKHAERDNVVIRVLPFAAGAHLSPQGSFAVLRFPANTADMAFIDTPLSGRIVDNSRDTSELSRMFSELQHSALSADESLALVRTLSDGFRCRQ is encoded by the coding sequence ATGACGCTGGGCAAGCTGATCCGCGATCTGCGGAAGTCGGCCAAGGTGACGGTGCAACAAGCCGCCACCCATCTGGACTGCTCGGTCGCCAAGATCGGCCACTGGGAGCGCGGTCTTTACAAGACCAACCGCAGCGAGCTGGCGGACCTGCTCGCCATGTACGGAGTTGACGAAGAGACGCGAGAACGTGCCGAAAACCTGCGGCGTGAGGCGGCGAAAACACAGAAGGACTCAGAATGGTGGGACCCGTTCGACCTGCCGAAATGGTTTTCGCCGTTCGTTGGATTGGAACAGGAAGCGATCGAGGTGTTCACGTTCGAACTCGGGATCATTCCTGGTCTGCTGCAAACGCGCGACTATGCACGCGAGATCCACAAAGCGGGACGGATGACGTTCGGTGAGGGGCAGATTGAGGACTTGGTGGAGCTGAGGGCGCGGCGGCAGGAACGGCTGTCCGATGATGATCCGCTGGTGGTGCGGGCGGTGATCGCAGAGGAGGCGCTGCATCGGCTGTGGGGCGACGCTGGTGTGATGAGTGAGCAGCTGGACGCCCTGCTGAAGCACGCCGAGCGGGACAATGTCGTCATTCGAGTGTTGCCATTCGCGGCGGGTGCTCACCTGAGCCCGCAGGGCTCGTTCGCGGTGCTCCGGTTCCCGGCGAACACAGCCGACATGGCATTCATTGACACTCCGTTGAGCGGTCGCATTGTGGACAATTCAAGGGATACCTCGGAGCTGTCCAGGATGTTCAGTGAATTGCAGCATTCCGCTTTGAGTGCCGATGAGTCATTGGCGCTTGTGCGTACACTGTCCGACGGGTTTCGTTGTCGTCAGTGA
- a CDS encoding DUF397 domain-containing protein, which produces MSDTDWKKSSRSAQASNCVETAKRGGFPAIRDSKDPAGPWLRLSDEVFGRFVQGVKLGEYTGR; this is translated from the coding sequence GTGTCCGACACGGACTGGAAGAAGTCGTCGCGAAGCGCGCAGGCGAGTAACTGTGTGGAAACCGCCAAAAGGGGTGGATTTCCGGCAATTCGCGACTCCAAGGATCCGGCGGGGCCGTGGCTGCGGTTATCCGATGAGGTGTTCGGCCGGTTCGTCCAAGGGGTCAAGCTGGGCGAGTACACGGGGCGCTGA
- a CDS encoding MFS transporter, whose protein sequence is MSTTVTEPAEHGSSEKNVRTVITSSLIGTTVEWYDFFLYSTAASLVFDKLFFPTADPTVGTMLAFTTFFVGFVARPLGGILFGHIGDRIGRKRTLVTTMIVMGLATAAMGALPTYEQVGMWAPLLLVLLRLFQGLAIGGEWAGAVLMAVEYAPPGKRSLYGSWPQVGLALGLGLGTGLFALLGNVLDDEQFLGYGWRIAFGLSLVLVVVGLVIRLRVAETPAFQQMRALQGTARIPFFELFRERVNRRNTLLGLLSRWSEGAAFNTWAVFFLTYATGTLGLPRNDVLIGVMAAALVLAVLIPFVGRLGDRHSPRALYALGSGLFALSVYPAFLAFQTRSPLLTGVVIVLVLGVIHSVIYAPQGTLYAQLSPVRLRYTGMSFIYQFSGIYASGLTPLIVTALLAAGGGTPWLACGYLVLTGLIGTVATLLIRREDLHFDTTG, encoded by the coding sequence ATGAGCACCACCGTGACCGAACCGGCCGAGCACGGTTCGTCGGAGAAGAACGTCCGCACCGTCATCACGTCCAGCCTGATCGGCACGACGGTCGAGTGGTACGACTTTTTCCTCTACAGCACCGCCGCCAGCCTGGTGTTCGACAAGCTGTTCTTCCCCACCGCCGATCCGACGGTGGGCACGATGCTGGCGTTCACCACGTTCTTCGTCGGTTTCGTCGCCCGCCCGCTGGGCGGGATCCTGTTCGGACACATCGGCGACCGCATCGGACGCAAGCGCACCCTGGTCACGACCATGATCGTGATGGGGCTGGCGACGGCGGCGATGGGCGCGCTGCCCACCTACGAGCAGGTCGGCATGTGGGCTCCGCTGCTGCTGGTGCTGCTGCGGTTGTTCCAGGGCCTGGCGATCGGCGGCGAGTGGGCGGGCGCGGTGCTGATGGCCGTCGAGTACGCGCCACCCGGCAAGCGCTCGCTGTACGGCTCGTGGCCGCAGGTGGGGCTCGCGCTCGGACTCGGCCTGGGCACCGGCTTGTTCGCGCTGCTGGGCAACGTCCTCGACGACGAGCAGTTCCTCGGCTACGGCTGGCGAATCGCGTTCGGCCTGAGCCTGGTGCTGGTGGTCGTCGGCCTGGTGATCCGGTTGCGCGTCGCGGAAACCCCTGCCTTCCAGCAGATGCGGGCGCTGCAAGGCACCGCGCGCATCCCGTTCTTCGAACTGTTCCGGGAGCGGGTGAACCGCCGCAACACCCTGCTCGGCCTGCTGTCGCGCTGGTCGGAGGGCGCCGCGTTCAACACGTGGGCCGTGTTCTTCCTGACCTACGCCACCGGCACGCTCGGCCTGCCGCGCAACGACGTGCTGATCGGCGTGATGGCGGCGGCGCTGGTGCTCGCGGTGCTGATCCCCTTCGTGGGCAGGCTCGGCGACCGGCATTCGCCACGAGCGCTGTACGCGCTGGGCTCGGGGCTGTTCGCCCTCTCGGTGTACCCGGCGTTCCTCGCGTTCCAGACGCGTAGCCCGCTGCTGACCGGAGTGGTGATCGTGCTGGTGCTCGGCGTGATCCACTCGGTGATCTACGCCCCGCAGGGCACCCTGTACGCGCAGCTCTCGCCGGTGCGGCTGCGCTACACGGGGATGTCGTTCATCTACCAGTTCTCCGGCATCTACGCGTCCGGCCTGACCCCGCTGATCGTGACCGCACTGCTCGCCGCCGGCGGCGGCACCCCGTGGCTGGCCTGCGGCTACCTGGTCCTCACCGGCCTCATCGGCACGGTCGCCACCCTGCTCATCCGCCGGGAGGACCTGCACTTCGACACCACGGGGTGA
- a CDS encoding putative leader peptide, with protein MRTVLLTTRHHVDLLRVASASCPGS; from the coding sequence GTGCGAACGGTTCTGCTCACGACGCGTCACCACGTGGATCTGCTGCGGGTGGCGTCGGCGAGCTGTCCGGGCTCCTGA